One Sphaerisporangium krabiense DNA segment encodes these proteins:
- a CDS encoding GTPase, translating to MKSAARKTECADEHTERSGDMVTGGNDAPEVPEEQTITFQAIRVEEDREDARDAPEPTDAEKAEDAEDAEDAENAADPEDVAEAQASEDADRPEDEEGPQEADTADDVTEAADPAHPADVADPDELTDVTDAADPDDQPDAADPDDRTDAADAAERADAAEAADTDAPDTDATDADVPGTAPADADAKDQDAADVDAADVDADAADADVAGSDAPGLDEDAPDSPEDVEAAAESPETGERVREVPLPKPVSRALTVALSNLRDSVTGLRLGLDVPGVEEARKAQAELLAQLGNYVIPRVHMSVAPALIVVVGSTGAGKSTLVNTLAAAKVSATGVRRPTTGTPVLACHPDDRDWFAKGDVLGGMIRVDRPGTDSSLETLVLATTERLPEGVALLDTPDIDSVVETHHEIAHRMLDAADLWVFVTTAARYADAPSWNVLRRAKERGARLAIVLSRVPPKSREVIDKHFARMLQEYGLGDVERFVVNESTVTGGRLPEDDVAELRMWLTELSVDEQRREQAVQATLDGVMNSFRARVPALARHLEAQVAFRSELRTDVDAAYMAALAQIDQATTDGSLMRGEVLARWQDFAGSGDLMRTLHLRRPGRLASKASQQGPARSRAFKTALRAALESVIVAAGQHAAEEVVSRWRRHDGVGDRLAGTPGLDGPSEEFVRRVGRMVGAWQEHVVGLVRSVGVAKRSVAKLVAFDEESLALVFMIGLLGYGGSEVAASSGTGTLPERLLRGVLGADALRTIGTKARSDLRARVSVLFDEETLRYVQVLDEAGIPDEAAAKRLYQATYNLEVAR from the coding sequence GTGAAATCGGCTGCGAGGAAGACGGAGTGCGCCGATGAGCACACCGAGCGGTCGGGGGACATGGTGACCGGGGGGAACGACGCCCCCGAGGTCCCGGAGGAACAGACCATTACCTTCCAGGCCATCAGGGTCGAGGAGGACCGGGAGGACGCCCGCGACGCGCCCGAGCCCACGGACGCCGAGAAGGCCGAAGACGCCGAAGACGCCGAAGACGCCGAGAACGCGGCGGACCCCGAGGACGTCGCGGAGGCTCAGGCTTCTGAAGACGCGGACCGTCCTGAGGACGAGGAAGGGCCTCAGGAAGCCGACACGGCGGACGACGTCACGGAAGCGGCGGACCCGGCCCATCCGGCGGACGTGGCCGACCCGGACGAGCTCACGGACGTGACGGACGCGGCCGACCCCGATGATCAGCCGGACGCGGCGGACCCGGACGACCGTACGGACGCGGCCGATGCCGCCGAGCGGGCCGACGCGGCAGAGGCAGCCGACACGGATGCGCCCGACACGGATGCGACTGACGCAGATGTGCCCGGCACGGCACCGGCCGACGCGGACGCGAAGGACCAGGACGCGGCCGACGTGGACGCGGCCGACGTGGACGCCGATGCGGCGGACGCCGATGTGGCCGGCTCGGACGCGCCCGGCCTGGACGAGGACGCGCCCGACTCGCCGGAGGACGTCGAGGCCGCGGCCGAGTCGCCCGAGACGGGCGAGCGCGTCCGTGAGGTGCCGCTGCCCAAGCCCGTCTCCCGGGCCCTCACCGTCGCGCTGTCCAACCTGCGCGACAGCGTCACCGGCCTGCGCCTCGGCCTGGACGTCCCCGGGGTCGAGGAGGCGCGCAAGGCCCAGGCCGAACTGCTCGCCCAGCTCGGGAACTACGTGATCCCGCGCGTGCACATGAGCGTCGCGCCCGCCCTGATCGTCGTCGTGGGCTCGACGGGCGCGGGCAAGTCCACGCTGGTCAACACCCTCGCCGCGGCCAAGGTGAGCGCCACGGGCGTGCGCCGTCCCACCACCGGCACCCCGGTGCTGGCCTGCCACCCCGACGACCGCGACTGGTTCGCCAAGGGCGACGTCCTCGGCGGCATGATCCGCGTGGACCGGCCCGGCACGGACAGCTCCCTCGAAACCCTGGTCCTCGCCACCACCGAGAGGCTCCCCGAGGGGGTGGCGCTGCTCGACACGCCCGACATCGACTCGGTGGTCGAGACGCACCACGAGATCGCCCACCGCATGCTCGACGCGGCCGACCTGTGGGTCTTCGTCACGACCGCCGCGCGCTACGCCGACGCCCCCTCGTGGAACGTGCTGCGCCGCGCCAAGGAACGGGGCGCGCGCCTCGCCATCGTGCTGTCCCGCGTGCCGCCGAAGTCCCGCGAGGTGATCGACAAGCACTTCGCCCGCATGCTGCAGGAGTACGGCCTCGGTGACGTCGAGCGGTTCGTGGTCAACGAGTCCACGGTGACCGGCGGGCGCCTGCCGGAGGACGACGTGGCCGAGCTGCGCATGTGGCTCACCGAGCTGTCGGTGGACGAGCAGCGGCGCGAGCAGGCCGTCCAGGCGACCCTCGACGGCGTGATGAACAGCTTCCGCGCGCGGGTCCCCGCCCTGGCCCGGCACCTGGAGGCCCAGGTCGCGTTCCGCTCCGAGCTGCGCACCGACGTGGACGCCGCCTACATGGCCGCGCTCGCCCAGATCGACCAGGCCACGACCGACGGGTCGCTCATGCGCGGCGAGGTGCTCGCCCGCTGGCAGGACTTCGCCGGCTCGGGCGACCTGATGCGCACGCTGCACCTGCGCCGTCCAGGCCGCCTGGCGTCCAAGGCGTCCCAGCAGGGCCCGGCGCGCTCGCGCGCCTTCAAGACGGCGCTGCGCGCGGCGCTGGAGTCGGTCATCGTCGCGGCGGGCCAGCACGCGGCCGAGGAGGTCGTCTCCCGCTGGCGGCGGCACGACGGGGTCGGCGACCGGCTGGCCGGCACGCCCGGCCTCGACGGCCCGTCCGAGGAGTTCGTCCGCCGGGTCGGCCGCATGGTGGGCGCCTGGCAGGAGCACGTGGTGGGCCTGGTGCGCTCGGTCGGCGTGGCCAAGCGCTCGGTCGCCAAGCTGGTCGCCTTCGACGAGGAGTCGCTGGCGCTGGTGTTCATGATCGGGCTGCTGGGCTACGGCGGTTCGGAGGTCGCCGCGTCCTCGGGCACCGGCACCCTCCCGGAGCGGCTGCTGCGCGGCGTGCTCGGCGCCGACGCGCTGCGCACCATCGGGACCAAGGCGCGCAGCGATCTTCGCGCCCGTGTCAGCGTGCTCTTCGACGAGGAGACATTGCGATACGTGCAGGTTCTCGACGAGGCGGGAATCCCCGACGAGGCCGCGGCCAAGCGGCTCTACCAGGCAACGTACAACCTCGAGGTCGCCCGATGA
- a CDS encoding GTPase, with protein sequence MTVTAGRAGMERSDLGHRLAALAKVVELGPGRIDPELLAESGRLLLRAGDRLKLSGEHTVVALAGGTGSGKSSLFNRISGLELSPTGVRRPTTARPHACVWGIDGAGPLLDWLQIQWRHRFARASALDKGESQLHGLILLDLPDHDSIRAITDHEADRLIQVADVIVWVLDPQKYADAATHGKYVAELAGHEAVTVFALNQADRLAPEELAECVVDLSDLLKREGVQHPRIVPTSAVTGRGVNSLKSVLADSVAGRRAAVERLEADLDRVMARLGKVMPEPEAMAVQSTVDLARQEGLTDALSDAVGVPAVGEAMENVYGVRSLDWIGWPFARWAARLRPDPLNSLRLGNLKDEIKAVTAASVSAQPAEVENAVQALADGLTSGMPEAWRNGVRDAARSQLHRLPKVLSEELAEAAPRLDRVPGWWRLTRIWQYLLVALFAAGLAWAAAILVYGVFKLGRAPSETLGDVALLPWIGVMLVSVLGLGLLSAVAGRNFVVLGAGNERERLEREMRRRTAAVSKEMVIKPVEQELTRYNEFFAALSSVRR encoded by the coding sequence ATGACTGTCACCGCCGGACGCGCCGGGATGGAGCGAAGCGACCTGGGCCATCGGCTGGCGGCCCTGGCGAAGGTCGTCGAGCTCGGCCCCGGCCGGATCGACCCCGAACTGCTCGCCGAGAGCGGCAGGCTCCTGCTGCGCGCCGGCGACCGTCTCAAACTGTCCGGCGAGCACACGGTGGTGGCGCTCGCGGGCGGCACGGGCAGCGGCAAGTCCTCGCTGTTCAACCGCATCTCCGGGCTGGAGCTCTCCCCGACGGGCGTCCGCCGCCCCACCACCGCGCGTCCGCACGCCTGCGTCTGGGGCATCGACGGCGCCGGGCCCTTGCTGGACTGGCTGCAGATCCAGTGGCGGCACCGCTTCGCCCGCGCCAGCGCCCTGGACAAGGGAGAGAGCCAGCTCCACGGGCTGATCCTCCTCGACCTGCCCGACCACGACTCGATCCGCGCCATCACCGATCACGAGGCCGACCGGCTGATCCAGGTCGCGGACGTCATCGTCTGGGTGCTCGACCCGCAGAAGTACGCCGACGCCGCCACGCACGGCAAGTACGTCGCCGAGCTGGCCGGGCACGAGGCGGTGACCGTGTTCGCGCTCAACCAGGCCGATCGTCTGGCGCCGGAAGAGCTGGCCGAGTGCGTCGTCGACCTGTCCGACCTGCTCAAGCGCGAGGGCGTGCAGCACCCGCGCATCGTCCCCACCTCGGCGGTCACCGGCAGGGGTGTCAACAGCCTCAAGAGCGTGCTCGCCGACTCCGTCGCCGGGCGCCGGGCCGCCGTCGAGCGCCTGGAGGCCGATCTCGACCGCGTCATGGCCCGGCTGGGCAAGGTGATGCCGGAGCCCGAGGCCATGGCCGTGCAGTCCACCGTGGACCTGGCCAGGCAGGAAGGGCTGACCGACGCGCTCAGCGACGCGGTGGGCGTCCCCGCCGTCGGCGAGGCCATGGAGAACGTCTACGGCGTGCGCTCCCTGGACTGGATCGGCTGGCCCTTCGCCCGCTGGGCGGCCCGCCTCCGCCCCGATCCGCTGAACAGCCTGCGCCTCGGCAACCTCAAGGACGAGATCAAGGCCGTGACCGCGGCCTCGGTGAGCGCCCAGCCCGCCGAGGTCGAGAACGCCGTGCAGGCGCTGGCCGACGGCCTCACCTCGGGCATGCCGGAGGCCTGGCGCAACGGGGTGCGCGACGCCGCGCGGTCCCAGCTCCACCGGCTGCCGAAGGTCCTCTCCGAGGAACTGGCGGAGGCCGCCCCGCGCCTCGACCGCGTGCCGGGGTGGTGGCGGCTGACGAGGATCTGGCAGTACCTGCTGGTGGCGCTGTTCGCGGCCGGGCTGGCCTGGGCCGCGGCGATCCTGGTCTACGGGGTGTTCAAGCTGGGGCGGGCGCCGTCGGAGACGCTCGGGGACGTCGCGCTGCTGCCGTGGATCGGCGTGATGCTGGTCAGCGTGCTCGGGCTCGGCCTGCTCTCGGCCGTCGCCGGGCGGAACTTCGTGGTGCTGGGCGCGGGCAACGAGCGCGAGCGGCTCGAACGCGAGATGCGCCGGCGTACCGCGGCCGTCTCCAAGGAGATGGTGATCAAGCCGGTGGAGCAGGAGCTCACGCGGTACAACGAGTTCTTCGCCGCGCTCTCCTCCGTTCGCCGCTGA
- a CDS encoding single-stranded DNA-binding protein: MNDIYITLSGNVIAEPRQFTAEAGPRVTSLRVASTPRLYDKPTQSWYDGETSYYVVRCYRVLAENVARSVRAGQPVVVHGRLRIRSLDRDGQKRSVAEVEAVSVGHDLRRGVSAFEKPQRTAPAQADAIGVMGVMGGGEHPRPASPRPLPIELPFAESGDGALGDAGPGGVAPGGVVTADDPLPAPESLALTTGADPETPVETAGRLAA, translated from the coding sequence ATGAACGACATCTACATCACGCTGAGCGGCAACGTCATCGCCGAGCCCCGGCAGTTCACCGCCGAGGCCGGCCCCCGCGTCACGTCGCTGCGCGTCGCCTCGACCCCGCGCCTCTACGACAAGCCCACCCAGTCCTGGTACGACGGTGAGACCAGCTACTACGTCGTCCGCTGCTACCGGGTCCTCGCCGAGAACGTCGCCCGGTCGGTCAGGGCGGGCCAGCCGGTCGTCGTCCACGGCAGGCTGCGCATCCGCTCCCTGGACCGCGACGGCCAGAAACGCTCGGTCGCCGAGGTCGAGGCCGTCTCCGTCGGCCACGACCTGCGACGCGGCGTGAGCGCCTTCGAGAAACCCCAGCGAACCGCCCCCGCCCAGGCGGACGCCATCGGCGTCATGGGCGTCATGGGCGGGGGCGAACATCCCCGCCCGGCGAGCCCGCGCCCGCTGCCCATCGAACTTCCGTTCGCCGAGTCCGGTGATGGTGCACTCGGCGATGCCGGCCCCGGTGGTGTCGCACCGGGCGGCGTCGTGACGGCTGATGATCCGCTCCCCGCACCGGAGTCCCTCGCCCTCACGACAGGGGCGGACCCGGAGACGCCGGTCGAGACGGCCGGAAGGCTGGCCGCCTGA
- a CDS encoding GGDEF domain-containing protein, with protein MLSLADRWPLLAQPTMLVLYLCATVGLAAGAAGYLAMATPFRWAEFLTFLALVACGAVCIEATRRLGMPAGVSRDLLSAWWLPVALLLPPVYALLAPLPLQFLLQIRVRATVLYRRVFSAAAIGLAAGVASMVFHAFVRAPAGPALRSGGPIVLAVACAVIFTVLNTALIAAALHISDRDTRWRDVLWDRERVMLDVVELCLGVLVAIACGVSPLLLLLTLPPVVLLQRSLLHAQLKAAARTDAKTGLLNATAWQREADTEIVRARRTGETLALLIVDIDHFKRVNDTFGHLVGDQVLAGVATALRSQLRDYDVVGRFGGEEFVILLPRADIGEARRVAERLRSRVGRMAIPVDDAMITVTVSAGVAIMSVHGDDLIELLAAADLALYRAKELGRDRICLPVAPVPPPRARADNSDGGIP; from the coding sequence GTGCTATCGCTAGCCGACCGCTGGCCGCTGCTGGCTCAGCCCACCATGCTGGTCCTCTACCTTTGCGCCACCGTGGGCCTCGCCGCGGGGGCCGCGGGCTATCTTGCCATGGCCACCCCGTTCCGCTGGGCCGAGTTCCTGACCTTCCTGGCCCTGGTGGCGTGCGGCGCCGTCTGCATCGAGGCCACCCGCAGGCTCGGCATGCCGGCCGGCGTCTCGCGTGACCTGCTGTCGGCGTGGTGGCTGCCGGTGGCCCTGCTGCTGCCCCCGGTGTACGCCCTGCTGGCCCCGCTGCCGCTGCAGTTCCTGCTGCAGATCCGCGTGCGGGCCACGGTCCTGTACCGCCGCGTGTTCAGCGCCGCCGCCATCGGCCTCGCCGCGGGCGTCGCGTCGATGGTCTTCCACGCCTTCGTGCGCGCTCCGGCGGGGCCCGCGCTGCGGTCGGGCGGCCCGATCGTGCTGGCCGTGGCCTGCGCCGTGATCTTCACGGTGCTCAACACGGCCTTGATCGCCGCCGCCCTGCACATCTCCGACCGCGACACCCGCTGGCGCGACGTCCTGTGGGACCGCGAGCGCGTCATGCTGGACGTCGTGGAGCTCTGCCTCGGCGTCCTGGTCGCCATCGCCTGCGGGGTCAGCCCCCTGCTCCTGCTGCTGACGCTCCCGCCGGTCGTGCTCCTGCAACGCAGTCTGCTGCACGCCCAGCTCAAGGCCGCCGCCCGCACCGACGCCAAGACCGGCCTGCTCAACGCCACGGCCTGGCAGCGCGAGGCCGACACCGAGATCGTCCGCGCCCGCCGCACCGGCGAGACGCTGGCCCTGCTCATCGTCGACATCGACCACTTCAAGCGGGTGAACGACACCTTCGGCCACCTGGTCGGCGACCAGGTGCTCGCCGGCGTGGCCACGGCCCTGCGCAGCCAGCTACGCGACTACGACGTCGTGGGCAGGTTCGGCGGCGAGGAGTTCGTGATCCTTCTTCCCCGGGCGGACATCGGCGAGGCCCGCCGGGTCGCCGAGCGCCTGCGCTCCCGCGTCGGCAGGATGGCCATCCCCGTCGACGACGCGATGATCACGGTCACGGTGTCCGCCGGGGTGGCCATCATGAGCGTCCACGGCGACGATCTGATCGAGCTGCTCGCCGCCGCCGATCTCGCGCTCTACCGGGCCAAAGAGCTGGGCCGCGACCGCATCTGCCTGCCGGTCGCGCCCGTCCCTCCGCCCCGTGCGCGAGCGGACAACTCCGATGGCGGAATCCCCTAG
- the ettA gene encoding energy-dependent translational throttle protein EttA, translating to MPEYIYTMQRVRKAHGDKVVLDDVTLHFLPGAKIGVLGPNGTGKSTLLKMMAGLEQPSNGDARLMPGFTVGLLQQEPSLNESKNVLGNVQEGLADVLAMRARFEEIAELMATDYSDALLDEMGKLQEALDHRNAWDVDSQLEQAMDALRCPPPDADVTKLSGGERRRVALCKLLLEQPDLLLLDEPTNHLDAESVQWLEQHLEKYPGTVLAVTHDRYFLDNVATWILELDRGRCFPYEGNYSTYLEQKAARLKVEGQKDVKRRKRLQDELEWVRSNARARQTKSRARLQRYEEMAAEADKYRKLDFEEIQIPPGPRLGTTVIRANGLTKGFGDRVLMEGLSFDLPRNGIVGIIGPNGVGKTTLFRMIMSAETPDSGAITIGDTVKISYVDQGRSNIAPDKNVWQVVSDELDHIKVGHVEMPSRAYIAAFGFKGPDQQKPAGILSGGERNRLNLALTLKQGGNVLLLDEPTNDLDTETLSSLENALLEFPGCAVITSHDRWFLDRIATHILAWEGGSNWFWFEGNYADYEKNKIERLGLEAARPHRVTYRKLTRD from the coding sequence ATGCCCGAGTACATCTACACGATGCAGCGCGTGCGCAAGGCGCACGGCGACAAGGTTGTCCTTGACGACGTCACGCTGCATTTCCTGCCCGGAGCCAAGATTGGTGTACTGGGCCCCAACGGCACTGGTAAGTCCACGCTTCTGAAGATGATGGCCGGTCTGGAGCAGCCGTCCAACGGCGACGCCCGGCTGATGCCCGGCTTCACGGTCGGCCTGCTGCAGCAGGAGCCCTCGCTCAACGAGTCCAAGAACGTCCTCGGCAACGTCCAGGAGGGTCTCGCCGACGTGCTCGCCATGCGGGCCCGCTTCGAAGAGATCGCCGAGCTCATGGCGACCGACTACAGCGACGCGCTCCTCGACGAGATGGGCAAGCTGCAGGAGGCCCTCGACCACCGCAACGCCTGGGACGTCGACAGCCAGCTCGAACAGGCCATGGACGCCCTGCGCTGCCCCCCGCCGGACGCCGACGTCACCAAGCTGTCGGGTGGCGAGCGCCGCCGGGTCGCGCTGTGCAAGCTCCTGCTGGAGCAGCCCGACCTGCTGCTGCTGGACGAGCCCACCAACCACCTCGACGCGGAAAGCGTCCAGTGGCTGGAGCAGCACCTGGAGAAGTATCCCGGCACCGTCCTGGCCGTCACCCACGACCGCTACTTCCTCGACAACGTCGCGACGTGGATCCTCGAGCTCGACCGCGGCCGCTGCTTCCCCTACGAGGGCAACTACTCCACCTACCTGGAGCAGAAGGCGGCCCGCCTGAAGGTCGAGGGCCAGAAGGACGTCAAGCGCAGGAAGCGCCTGCAGGACGAGCTCGAGTGGGTGCGCTCCAACGCGCGGGCCCGCCAGACCAAGAGCCGGGCCCGTCTGCAGCGCTACGAAGAGATGGCGGCCGAGGCCGACAAGTACCGCAAGCTCGACTTCGAAGAGATCCAGATCCCGCCGGGCCCGCGCCTCGGCACCACGGTCATCCGGGCGAACGGCCTGACCAAGGGCTTCGGTGACCGCGTCCTCATGGAGGGGCTGAGCTTCGACCTGCCCCGCAACGGCATCGTCGGCATCATCGGCCCGAACGGCGTCGGCAAGACCACGCTCTTCCGCATGATCATGTCCGCCGAGACCCCGGACTCCGGCGCGATCACGATCGGCGACACCGTCAAGATCTCTTACGTGGACCAGGGCCGCAGCAACATCGCCCCGGACAAGAACGTCTGGCAGGTCGTCTCCGACGAGCTCGACCACATCAAGGTCGGCCACGTCGAGATGCCCTCGCGGGCCTACATCGCGGCGTTCGGCTTCAAGGGCCCCGACCAGCAGAAGCCGGCGGGCATCCTGTCCGGCGGCGAGCGCAACCGCCTGAACCTGGCGCTCACCCTCAAGCAGGGCGGCAACGTCCTGCTGCTGGACGAGCCCACCAACGACCTCGACACCGAGACCCTGTCCAGCCTGGAGAACGCCCTGCTGGAGTTCCCGGGCTGTGCGGTGATCACCTCCCACGACCGCTGGTTCCTGGACCGCATCGCGACCCACATCCTGGCCTGGGAGGGCGGCTCGAACTGGTTCTGGTTCGAGGGCAACTACGCCGACTACGAGAAGAACAAGATCGAACGGCTGGGCCTTGAGGCGGCGCGCCCCCACCGCGTGACCTACCGCAAGCTCACCCGCGACTGA